One window of the bacterium genome contains the following:
- a CDS encoding T9SS type A sorting domain-containing protein, whose protein sequence is SYTVGDELLADIRFISSACDTILVPVSLTVTNDIRNEITSGLPRVYSLHQNYPNPFNPTTEIRFDLPAAGMVRLEVFNVLGQKIATLVNQPLQPGYHTVRFQATEMPAGVYFYRMEAGAFQAMEKMILMK, encoded by the coding sequence CTCTTACACCGTGGGTGATGAGTTGTTAGCGGACATTCGGTTTATTTCGAGTGCGTGCGACACTATTCTTGTTCCGGTATCGCTGACAGTCACAAACGATATTCGAAACGAGATAACTTCCGGATTGCCGCGGGTCTATTCGTTACATCAGAATTACCCGAATCCGTTCAATCCGACTACTGAGATCCGCTTCGATCTTCCCGCCGCAGGAATGGTGAGACTCGAAGTATTTAATGTGTTAGGACAGAAAATAGCAACGTTGGTCAATCAACCGTTACAACCCGGTTACCATACCGTACGCTTCCAAGCAACCGAAATGCCCGCTGGCGTATACTTCTACCGGATGGAAGCAGGGGCATTCCAAGCGATGGAGAAAATGATTCTCATGAAATAA